Proteins from one Argopecten irradians isolate NY chromosome 15, Ai_NY, whole genome shotgun sequence genomic window:
- the LOC138308808 gene encoding uncharacterized protein: MSEGKKGDDTRDKNMTSVDSKDIRINEPDDAITDVSLRVCKVLDNISQTQCSNTYSVQLASLIVNGLYSGFDGSADVEFQLVGSVGEGCPIISSSKLSDHDLMYVMNTCQAYEHSVVCVPKPHWQFYIEQCDINPCYVRLRALTRGSSPKLFNNLPGIFSFESKLGGHYLSNAIPATMNNLFALPTFEFLKEEKIVAGPSLTHTVTGLSPYNTVDTVISIRCHAWPAVAEEWINRRRYYHWPFRCFIEEHVKHGCHVVPVGCKECEHTYLDWRLSFVLVEQALVSEFNATQLKCYLLLKHLKKFTFEDEIDYMISSYILKTTLFWVIEESPPDLWVPRRLLTAVQICLDRLITAIRTDFCPNYFIRNSNLFARRYKVVE; the protein is encoded by the exons ATGTCGGAAGGAA aaaaaggAGACGACACACGAGATAAAAATATGACGTCTGTGGATTCAAAAG ATATCCGTATTAATGAACCTGACGACGCTATTACGGATGTCAGCCTGCGAGTTTGTAAGGTTCTGGATAACATTTCACAGACACAGTGTAGTAACACATATTCAGTGCAGCTTGCGTCATTAATTGTGAATGGATTATATAGCGGCTTTGATGGTTCAGCGGATGTTGAGTTTCAACTCGTTGGGAGTGTAGGAGAAGGATGTCCTATTATAAGTTCAAGCAAGTTATCGGACCATGATCTCATGTATGTTATGAATACATGTCAGGCTTACGAACACAGTGTGGTTTGTGTGCCAAAACCCCATTGGCAGTTCTATATTGAACAATGTGATATAAATCCTTGTTATGTTAGACTAAGGGCCCTGACAAGAGGATCCTCACCAAAGCTCTTTAATAATCTGCCAGGCATTTTCAGCTTCGAGTCGAAGTTAGGTGGACATTACTTGTCGAATGCTATACCAGCAACAATGAACAATTTGTTTGCTTTACCtacttttgaatttttaaaagaGGAGAAGATAGTAGCCGGACCCTCTCTTACACATACCGTCACTGGATTGTCCCCATATAATACAGTAGATACCGTCATCTCTATACGATGTCATGCTTGGCCTGCCGTAGCTGAGGAATGGATCAACAGAAGGCGCTACTACCACTGGcccttcaggtgttttatagaGGAACATGTTAAGCATGGATGTCATGTTGTTCCTGTTGGGTGTAAAGAATGTGAACATACTTATCTGGATTGGAGACTGTCTTTTGTGCTTGTAGAACAGGCTTTGGTTTCAGAGTTCAACGCAACTCAGCTGAAGTGTTACTTACTACTTAAACATCTTAAAAAGTTCACATTTGAGGATGAAATCGATTACATGATATCGTCTTACATCCTAAAGACAACACTCTTTTGGGTTATAGAAGAATCTCCCCCCGACCTGTGGGTCCCTCGTCGACTTCTCACAGCAGTACAAATATGTCTAGATAGGCTGATAACAGCTATACGCACCGACTTCTGTCCCAATTACTTCATCCGTAACTCCAATCTGTTCGCCAGGAGGTATAAGGTGGTGGAATAG
- the LOC138309324 gene encoding cyclic GMP-AMP synthase-like receptor produces the protein MTFYNGENKFPLQMKLCETNSGYVRLKVINEERFMSSPLILQNVFVNDNREYYLANLITATVRNGYMTCLSDELIIPGVLTDCIITGPSIAYVTTGGFNPGTFAIDKIDTVISIPCAKWPTVAEEWIYRKRDHNWPPSDFISEHVKRGCYVVPVGCKECSRQHLDWRLSFVLVEQALVLDFNPTQFQCLLLLKQLKKFNLETEIGDIISSYILKTVVFWVIEESPPALWVPHRLLTVVHLCLDRVIECVQSDFCPNYFIRTCNLLAKRYNEIEKQSVLRICRSVRTNTSGLLRKSPPFKEIIQTLSKDMLSVISVLRNSIIDTQAQRFPSLLAWRFKIGLGDSLRSILSCQESLQTAIEHCCKGPEKLRRACRMKDVPMEEVADACTEMELIRRRLLWTKDILNEERKANIMCIEVSQSRLRETDALMENITICHMNVVAGNFHLCSDMIKSIISTAKTLPNFRVHFPPANCFLDGQNFAGIMEGMISSSVFFC, from the coding sequence ATGACGTTTTATAACGGTGAAAATAAATTTCCTCTCCAGATGAAGCTATGCGAAACAAACTCCGGATATGTCAGACTGAAGGTTATAAATGAAGAACGTTTTATGTCATCCCCATTAATTTTACAGAATGTGTTTGTAAACGATAACAGAGAGTACTATCTAGCAAATTTAATCACAGCTACTGTGAGGAATGGTTACATGACATGTTTATCTGATGAACTGATTATACCTGGAGTATTGACGGACTGTATAATAACTGGTCCGTCGATTGCTTACGTCACTACTGGAGGCTTTAACCCCGGGACATTTGCAATAGATAAAATAGATACTGTTATATCCATTCCTTGTGCCAAATGGCCCACTGTGGCAGAGGAGTGGATCTACAGAAAGCGCGACCACAACTGGCCTCCCTCGGATTTCATATCAGAGCATGTAAAGCGTGGATGTTACGTGGTCCCGGTCGGGTGTAAAGAATGTTCACGTCAACATCTTGATTGGAGATTGTCCTTCGTTCTTGTAGAACAGGCGTTGGTTTTGGATTTCAATCCAACTCAGTTTCAATGTCTGCTGCTGCTGAAACAACTTAAAAAGTTCAATCTAGAGACAGAAATAGGAGACATAATATCCTCCTATATCCTAAAGACGGTTGTTTTCTGGGTAATAGAGGAATCACCCCCCGCCCTCTGGGTCCCTCATCGACTCCTCACAGTAGTACATCTGTGTCTAGATAGAGTAATCGAATGTGTGCAAAGCGATTTCTGCCCCAATTATTTCATACGTACCTGCAATCTCCTTGCAAAAAGATACAACGAAATAGAAAAACAAAGTGTTCTCCGAATATGTCGGTCGGTTAGAACAAACACGAGTGGGTTATTGCGGAAATCACCACCATTCAAAGAGATTATCCAAACTTTAAGTAAAGATATGTTATCAGTAATTTCTGTTTTGCGTAACAGTATAATAGACACCCAAGCACAGAGATTTCCATCACTGCTGGCTTGGAGGTTTAAAATCGGATTAGGAGATTCCTTGAGAAGTATTTTATCGTGTCAGGAAAGCTTACAAACAGCAATAGAACATTGTTGTAAAGGTCCAGAGAAACTTAGAAGAGCTTGTAGGATGAAAGATGTCCCTATGGAAGAAGTCGCCGACGCGTGTACTGAAATGGAGCTTATACGAAGACGACTTCTGTGGACCAAAGACATTTTAAATGAGGAAAGAAAGGCAAACATTATGTGTATCGAGGTATCACAGAGCAGACTAAGAGAAACTGATGCTTTAATGGAAAATATTACTATTTGTCATATGAATGTAGTCGCAGGAAATTTTCATTTATGCAGCGATATGATTAAATCGATAATTTCTACTGCGAAAACGTTGCCCAACTTTCGAGTGCATTTTCCTCCTGCTAATTGTTTTCTTGATGGACAAAATTTCGCTGGCATCATGGAGGGTATGATCAGCTCCAGTGTTTTTTTCTGCTAG